A single region of the Lactobacillus isalae genome encodes:
- a CDS encoding MurR/RpiR family transcriptional regulator, whose protein sequence is MAFFGFKDLSSLSSVDMALYRYVTENSDKVVYMRVRDIAQKTHVSNSSVMRFIHKMGFDSFPEFKTFIKNKNEGNPAIHTFNFIDKNNFPSDIVNKVKIVADKLFECDNIIFLGMGSSAYTAGYTSRQLASLGYNTSLVTDPFYPLHARLRNTSNNALICFSVSGKTTELIELLNSFVNDEDTTIISITGDPTSTIARMSRYSLTYHEKEYRLHRYYDLSSQIPAMYIVEAIVTTLRNQLDN, encoded by the coding sequence ATGGCCTTTTTTGGATTCAAAGACTTATCTTCTCTTTCTAGTGTAGATATGGCTCTATACCGCTACGTAACTGAAAATAGTGATAAAGTTGTGTACATGCGAGTACGCGATATTGCCCAGAAGACTCATGTCTCGAATTCTTCAGTAATGCGCTTTATTCATAAAATGGGATTCGATAGTTTTCCAGAATTTAAAACATTTATAAAAAATAAAAATGAAGGCAATCCAGCTATCCATACCTTTAATTTTATCGATAAAAATAATTTTCCAAGCGATATAGTTAACAAGGTTAAAATTGTTGCAGACAAATTATTTGAATGTGACAACATTATATTTTTAGGTATGGGGTCATCAGCCTATACTGCTGGATATACTTCACGTCAATTAGCTTCCCTTGGTTATAATACTAGTCTAGTAACTGATCCTTTTTATCCTTTACATGCACGTTTAAGAAATACAAGTAATAATGCGTTAATTTGCTTTTCTGTATCGGGAAAAACTACTGAATTAATTGAACTTTTAAATAGTTTTGTTAATGATGAAGATACGACCATCATTTCTATTACTGGTGATCCTACAAGTACTATTGCACGTATGAGCAGATATTCACTAACATACCATGAAAAAGAATATAGACTCCACCGATACTACGATCTATCTTCACAAATTCCAGCAATGTATATCGTTGAAGCAATTGTCACAACATTACGCAATCAACTAGACAATTAG
- a CDS encoding PTS sugar transporter subunit IIC, with translation MKDFVNKHILPPVMKFVNTKAIRALRDGMLLSLPFIMVGSLFLLLASFPVPSVAQWMDQTGLTRFWNQAYNASFGIVAVFAVVGIAYTWAKNDKVDPLPAGMTAFVGFLIIMNPTTAVMDGSKTIISSAKAPSLLSGFIDRTWLGGQGMIAAIIIGMITGWIYSWFVKNKITIKLPDQVPPAVAGSFVALIPAAVLTTLWLAVYAFFDKVAGTTLTEWIYHTIQTPLQGLSDSFGGILIMTLLVPFFWFFGVHGSTLVGGIVGPILSANALQNAAIFKKYGYVDAAHGGHIVIQGLFDQFSTVTGAGMTIGLVVFMTFFAKSQQMKGIGKLALVPGIFNINEPVLFGVPLVLNPLLAVPFFIMPPLSAGSTYLLIKAGILPYLNGVQVPWTTPPVISGFLIGGWKVAIWQAIILIVSFFLYLPFARKYDNMLYAQEQSKK, from the coding sequence ATGAAAGACTTCGTTAATAAGCATATATTGCCACCAGTTATGAAATTCGTAAATACTAAAGCAATACGTGCTCTAAGAGATGGGATGTTATTATCATTACCATTTATTATGGTCGGATCGCTATTTTTACTTTTAGCTTCCTTCCCAGTACCCAGTGTTGCTCAATGGATGGATCAAACGGGTTTAACACGTTTTTGGAATCAAGCCTATAATGCTTCATTTGGGATTGTTGCAGTTTTTGCTGTAGTTGGGATTGCCTACACTTGGGCTAAGAATGATAAAGTGGACCCGTTACCAGCAGGAATGACTGCATTTGTTGGCTTTTTGATTATTATGAATCCTACTACAGCGGTAATGGATGGTAGTAAGACAATTATTTCTTCAGCTAAAGCACCTAGTTTATTAAGTGGCTTTATAGATCGTACATGGTTAGGCGGTCAAGGAATGATCGCAGCTATTATCATTGGTATGATTACAGGGTGGATCTATTCCTGGTTCGTTAAAAATAAGATTACTATTAAGTTGCCAGATCAAGTTCCACCAGCTGTAGCAGGATCATTTGTAGCTTTAATTCCTGCAGCTGTTTTAACGACTCTTTGGCTAGCTGTGTATGCATTCTTTGATAAAGTAGCTGGAACTACACTTACAGAGTGGATTTACCATACTATTCAGACCCCATTGCAAGGATTATCTGACTCATTTGGTGGAATTTTAATAATGACGCTCTTAGTGCCATTTTTCTGGTTCTTTGGTGTTCATGGCTCAACCTTGGTTGGTGGAATAGTTGGACCAATCTTAAGTGCAAATGCATTACAAAATGCAGCTATTTTCAAAAAATATGGTTATGTAGATGCTGCTCATGGTGGTCATATTGTTATTCAGGGATTGTTTGATCAGTTTTCAACTGTAACTGGTGCAGGCATGACAATTGGCTTGGTAGTGTTTATGACTTTCTTTGCTAAATCCCAACAAATGAAAGGAATAGGTAAGTTAGCATTGGTACCGGGAATATTTAATATTAATGAACCTGTGCTATTTGGTGTTCCGCTTGTATTGAATCCTTTATTAGCAGTACCATTCTTTATTATGCCGCCTTTGTCTGCTGGTTCGACATATTTATTAATTAAAGCAGGAATATTGCCATATTTGAATGGTGTACAAGTACCTTGGACGACTCCTCCAGTAATATCTGGATTCTTAATTGGAGGATGGAAAGTAGCTATTTGGCAAGCAATAATTTTGATTGTTAGTTTCTTTTTATATTTACCATTTGCCCGTAAATATGACAACATGCTTTATGCACAAGAACAAAGTAAAAAATAA